The sequence below is a genomic window from Streptomyces sp. V1I1.
GAAGGTGGAGGCGGACGCCAACGAGCTCTCCTATTACAGCAACCACAACATCCCCGGTCTGTTCCAGACCGAGGCCCACGCACGCGCGCTCTACGGGATGCGCAAGCCACTCCTCGATGACGAGTTGATCGAGCAGCGTGTGTCGGCGCGGATGGCTCGCCAGGTGGTGCTGACGAGTCGCCCAGTCCCGATGGTGAACTGCGTCATCGAAGAGGCCATTCTCCGGCGCCCCATCGGTGAATGGAGCGTTCACAAAGAACAGCTGGCGGAGGTTGCGCGGCTTGGCCGACTGCGCAACGTCGAACTCCAGGTCATGCCTCTGGACCGCCCCGAACACGCAGGCATGGGTGGTCCGTTCACGCTGCTGACACCCAAAGGGAAACCGCAGGTCGGCTACGTGGAAGTGCAGAACATCAGCCGTCTGATCACTGACCTGGAAGAGGTCCGTATCCTGGCAGCACGGTACGGATGCATCCGGTCTCAGGCACTCACGCCGCGTGAGTCCCTGGTGTTGATCGAAAGGTTGCTGAACGAGCAATGACACCCGAAGTGCGCACTCATGAAGCAGCCGACCTATCCTGGTTCAAGAGCTCGTACAGCTCGAACGAAGGCGGCGAGTGCGTCGAAGTCGCTGCCAGTGAGCAGGCGGTGAGTGTCCGCGACTCCAATGACGTCACCCGGCCCCACCTGTCCGTCAGCCACCCCGGCTGGGCGCGGTTCGTTCGGTACGTGGCAGGAGCCTGACTCCCCCTCATGGCTAGCCGCACGTGGCCGGACGACACCCCGGCTTCCTTCCAGCTCCTTCCCGGCGCCGCCGACTCTCCGGTAATCCTGCACGTCCCGCACTCCTCGCGGGTCATTCCCGAGTCGGTGCGTGAAGGCATCGTCCTGGACGACCGTGCGCTCGAGCTGGAGCTGGACCACATCACCGACTCCCACACGGCCGAGATCGCCGCCGCCGCAGTGGGAGCCGCGACCGTCACCCCCTGGCGTTTCGTCAACCAGCTCTCCCGTCTGGTCATCGATCCCGAGCGCTTCCCCGACGAGCGCGAGGAGATGCTGGCCGTCGGCATGGGCGCGGTCTATACCCACACCACGCACCGCGAGCGGCTCCGCCCGCCGGCGCATCCCCGGCCGCTGATCGAGCGCTACTTCCATCCCTATGCCGAGGCGATGACCGCGGCGGTCGGCGAGCGGCTGGCGGCGACGGGGCGTGCCTTCGTCATCGACGTCCACTCGTATCCGACCGAGCCGCTGCCCTACGAGCTGCACGGCGACGGGCGGCGGCCGCCCATCTGCCTGGGTACGGACGACTTCCACACTTCGCCCGAGCTGATCGCCCTGGCCCAGACGGCATTCGCCGGGTTCGGCGGCACGGGGATCAACAGCCCATTCGCAGGCACCTACGTACCGCTGAAGTTCTACGGCAAGGACCCGCGCGTCAGTGCCCTGATGATCGAGATCCGCCGGGACACGTACATGTCGGAACCGGGCGGGGCGGCGGGCCCCGGCCTCACCGCCCTCGCCGCCGCGCTGGCGGGTCTGGTCGACGCGCTGTCGGTCTGAGTCAGGACCACGCCCGCCCCGCCGCCCACGCGGCGAGTTCGTCCTGGGCACCCTTCAACATGGCGGCCGAGGGCGCCGTCGCTCCGTTCGTCACCAGGGCATAGTGCACGCCGTCCGCGTTCTGCGCGGTGAGCAGCAGGCGGCGGCTGCCTGTCCCGCCCGGCTCCGGGGCGACGGCGATCGGTGTGCTTCTCGTGTACGCGGGAGGTCCGGCGACCGCGCCGAGGTCGGAGACCACCGTCGTGCGGGGGGTGTCGAAGGACGCAGGCAGGTGCAGTTCGGTGGGGGCGGCGGTGCCGTCCGAGCGCCACAGGAGGAGGCCGTACTGGCCCGAGCCGACGAGCTCGGCGACCCGCGGGAGCGACTTCGGTACGGGATTCCACGTCAGGGTCTTCGAGCCGTCGCGGGACCTGTCCTCATACGTGAAAGCCATCACCCGGCCCGCGGTGGCGCTGGGGTACAGACGGTCCAGCAGCCGGGCGTCCTGTCGGAGGAGCGCCGTGC
It includes:
- a CDS encoding Scr1 family TA system antitoxin-like transcriptional regulator, with the translated sequence MELTGPVDDNDDVENAADLFRVIGRQVRLLRERAGLTQRELGEQVGYSEELIRSLERGRRTPQPEFLDAADERLGAGGLLRAAKEDVARAKTRARVKHPTWFTDYAKVEADANELSYYSNHNIPGLFQTEAHARALYGMRKPLLDDELIEQRVSARMARQVVLTSRPVPMVNCVIEEAILRRPIGEWSVHKEQLAEVARLGRLRNVELQVMPLDRPEHAGMGGPFTLLTPKGKPQVGYVEVQNISRLITDLEEVRILAARYGCIRSQALTPRESLVLIERLLNEQ
- a CDS encoding DUF397 domain-containing protein: MTPEVRTHEAADLSWFKSSYSSNEGGECVEVAASEQAVSVRDSNDVTRPHLSVSHPGWARFVRYVAGA
- a CDS encoding N-formylglutamate amidohydrolase codes for the protein MASRTWPDDTPASFQLLPGAADSPVILHVPHSSRVIPESVREGIVLDDRALELELDHITDSHTAEIAAAAVGAATVTPWRFVNQLSRLVIDPERFPDEREEMLAVGMGAVYTHTTHRERLRPPAHPRPLIERYFHPYAEAMTAAVGERLAATGRAFVIDVHSYPTEPLPYELHGDGRRPPICLGTDDFHTSPELIALAQTAFAGFGGTGINSPFAGTYVPLKFYGKDPRVSALMIEIRRDTYMSEPGGAAGPGLTALAAALAGLVDALSV